A DNA window from Ranitomeya imitator isolate aRanImi1 chromosome 2, aRanImi1.pri, whole genome shotgun sequence contains the following coding sequences:
- the PDYN gene encoding proenkephalin-B, which yields MGLLVLIILLSLSTPHATCADCVSWCFSCALQIQATNTHFNPLVCSLQCEGSMTSVTEWERCEKILIPVGAALEISKRDQERVPTASELLEVPVKRYGGFMKKLDKNKFFFNSPKRESGSYKGEAINPYSGLHKYGERDLPEIPDSEQELEVNNESEEQNQAWNARDERKRYGGFLRKYPKRSLDDLQGVELDRRMVLNPELGSEHGVEEVETEQGVETEQGVADLQKRYGGFMRRIRPKLKWDNQKRYGGFLRRQFKVTARSDEDPSTFSGELSNL from the exons ATGGGTTTGCTGGTTTTGATAATCCTGCTGAGTCTCTCCACTCCACATGCGACCTGTGCTGACTGTGTGTCCTGGTGCTTCTCCTGTGCTCTACAGATCCAAGCCACCAACACCCACTTCAACCCTCTG GTTTGTTCTTTACAATGTGAAGGATCCATGACCTCTGTGACAGAGTGGGAGCGATGTGAAAAGATCTTGATTCCTGTAGGAGCCGCACTCGAAATTTCCAAAAGGGACCAAGAGCGAGTGCCCACAGCCTCCGAACTCCTGGAGGTACCAGTCAAGCGTTATGGAGGATTTATGAAAAAACTGGATAAAAACAAATTCTTCTTTAACTCCCCCAAGCGAGAGAGTGGCAGCTACAAGGGAGAAGCCATTAATCCCTATAGTGGTCTGCACAAATATGGAGAGAGGGACCTCCCGGAGATACCTGACTCAGAGCAGGAGTTGGAGGTCAATAATGAATCGGAGGAGCAGAACCAGGCATGGAACGCAAGAGATGAGAGGAAGCGCTATGGAGGGTTTCTACGAAAATACCCCAAGAGGAGCTTGGATGATTTACAGGGGGTAGAGTTAGACAGGAGGATGGTACTAAACCCAGAGCTGGGATCAGAGCATGGGGTGGAGGAAGTGGAGACAGAGCAGGGTGTAGAGACAGAACAGGGGGTGGCAGATCTGCAGAAGCGATATGGGGGATTTATGCGAAGGATCCGGCCCAAATTGAAGTGGGACAATCAGAAAAGATATGGGGGATTCCTTCGGCGTCAATTCAAGGTCACTGCAAGGTCAGATGAAGATCCCAGCACCTTTTCCGGGGAGTTGTCCAACCTTTAA